TTTTGCAAAGGGAACGAGTTCCTTAACGGGTGCGGATGAAGACGGGAcgtggcggactatgtttggttggggcaattcatggggggctggatccttgaggggaagtagagggcctagatgggcatctccttcatcatcttcttgcagaggatagtcggcatgaggagggagctgcccctcgaaggtaggggcttggctcaaatcgtctggagcggtacggggtgtgaagtctggaggcaaaccataagggtaggcttgaggactatacctccgattAAAACCCGTCGTGTTTCTATCTCAGCCTAAGTTTATTGCGGGCTATAGCACCGGTTCTgcttccctagctgtattggaaGCGGCCACCATAGCATTATCTTCTATAGATTTTTGAAGctttagcatggcctccgtgatagaagccatttgatcttttaaggccgataggtcggccttcatctattcttgcactccctcttcgttatccatcttacttctggatcgagtgttataggggtgcctttgcgcttttttagttatggtgagttccctaaagaaacaaacattgGTGAGTATgacaccaaaacatgaatatgctaatgaatgatcagagcacttggatccacctcaaggcctttttagacaacgtgatgagtttcaaaacttctctttttataaaaaggaacaaaatcttttatctagccaagatcatacaaaagtgttacaacagaacctaacagtttctaattatatgggccattaaatctatcatgtgttgacagtaattgattagcccatgaatttcctctggggctgaacacacttcagcgatggcctttgctttggctagtagtcacgggaggtcttgacttccatttaaggtcaaggcgaacctatccatccacatggtcgcttcttgatgcaatgcatcaatcaccctcctcttgcttccttctcggTGTACGCTTGTGTGAAGTCctctactagcttttgttcatgggtcaaagactgctttaactcttctttgtactgccctattatagctagcatgctttgctccgtggcttctaagTGTTGGGCAAAACTCCTCTTAgatcttgagcaagcagctaactcttccTTTAAGATCAGGCCATGTACTCGTGACTGGTCtttttcctctctccggagcttgagctcattgttgctgccccacagagctcctcggaatttatctcggccatactcttccttgtgagccctcttggtttcttgttcaagggctttcgCGGTAGCCACATTTTCCTCTCGTAACtcggcacactctttccggacGCTTGTAGCGGCtgacttgaacttttctttggcgagtcttgcctttcctagctctgattttagagcttggacttcttcatcctcttccggagcttcgaagttctcttagacattcatgataaccaccgatgatgccattacggatgcccctaagttctttatctttccttaacgggctttcccacgccttgtggactctttgtacaatcttgagactttgcgcgccgaaatctctcacaaggaaaggcgagaggctctctctcgtcggtgctcccctcatggggtaccctaactgtcttatggcaagtacaggattatagttaatacaacccctcgtccctatcaatggaacgtttgggtagtccccacatgagaagagaactatttcctttccttcctttcatcgaggaaaccagttgattgtgctgcctcctatcccagccaagtattggtcccaatctactcttctcttttcaaTGCACGAGTGATAACTTTGGAGCGGACACgggtgccttatgtcttgttggaataggtgcgaaaccaaccacacacaaagagcgggtaaacagcagacaatccgtgcgcagttcttctcgcaccttcggtcaaatgtatcaaataagtccgccaagatagctaccaccgagctctccttgctatggtgatatgcaaggaaagcatcaattgcggctaggtccaccaaaccgtccacgtttggaacgaggacaaccccaaagattagcaaagctagtatatccgcaaacgaTACCCACTCTTCTTGACTcaccatatcccttgccttgccttccaagtatttccgcggTAGGCCCACTACTTCGTTTCAAGTGTGCTTCATAGATCCAACTCTCCTTCCGAATCTCCgatcacagctgcaatcttgctcaaggagggaagaaacccggagaaaagatacggttttcttcccccaagagggcatcctaatatctccttaaattcttcaacagtcggtactatTTAGAAGTCCCCAAACAtgaagcatctcaacggctgatcatagtattgggcgagggatacaacggcttccgtaaatacctccactgtggtcaaatctaaaatctttccgtacactttgcggaaggcttgcctttggaggggtcccatcaaccgtcccaactccttaaggctggtgacatttaggcccttaatcttgacttgatagaatcttttcccgttttgatttgtccccatcatttacctaaaaaagggtgGATCAAGGCtctgatatgaatgatgcaatgcgcatgcatgaaacgaaaagaaaaacaagtggtaaTTTACATATGCGAGACTgaaaaagatccatctttttaatactacgttctaGCCATTGTGGCGCCCCAACGTATGCATTAAAATGTGACGCATTACTCTAGAGAGACAAAACATCACTAGCTATACAGCAAAACTACAATTTATGTGCTATTCGCagaagaatgcatgagaacaaatggcaaagagcgtgtttgctccatgcccctatttggggacctataggataatgtCTAGGgctctctaataactactcccaacgatccatatctcacatggctgttttctagaggtatcatcactcaagataataatattgcagcggtatggaataccagcgacaacacattataaagagagaaagctctagacgaagtttcactattatcaagcaagtcggagacctagcatgaccatagattcacctccactccttaaattcccatggacccgagtatagggcctcttttttactcaaacccgtgggtgcttagaatgcagtgtaaaaatgtggaaaagacaacatttattatatttacacaatttgaaaaaaaatgcacacaccatgtttcacaattccacaatttcctaaaataggcctaactcacaaaaacagtccccagtggagtcgccaactgtctcaacctacccttttgcgggcgagcgaggcgaggctcacgggtgcgtcttccaaaggaggaaaatgcgcggagtctccaccaacgtttatttgtggaaaacgttggaaaaaccgaaggaaaccggtcatgaagaatattccagattcgggagttgtatttacgtttgaggaaggtattagcacctctcacgtttgtcccaaaggacaacagccttaattttagaattgtgtgaaattgtgtacctaaacttttatttctttttatttttgaggtcgacaaaagcggggctcttgctcctacataccctccatcgaagaggaaatcagacctacgtagttttttttaaagggggaatcaagcgattctttttacttggaatgtggtctttttaaggcgttggaccttaaaaatgatccatttttacttggtaagaaaaactgaggtattgaaccttaaaatcctttttagtgatttttttgcgaacgagcttgactttgcgagttgattttagccttagtttcactttagttattagtcaattcatttaagaaagagaaatcccaaagagaaacgtccgattgatttttttgctttattttactaaaagatatttttggattattatactattattttacctctttttggtttccaacgtggttacggcatgaccgaacggtcggatttcattttaacagaaattaacggatattacaaatcaaatgattggtggaaatttattttattttttgatttggcgagaaaatgacttaagtaaatgactgaagcacgtcaaaagggggtacggaaagtaaatgaaacgagaataaaagtacgcgaaacaaatggggacaaccacgggtacatagaatgaattgaaaagttcgatttcgggaacttaccggttgaagaccgaagaacgacgaagaacgaacgacgaacgacgaagaacggttgaaaatcttcgcgaaatcacccacggaaacgttaaggaaacgttacggaagtgcctcggcttcgattttcttcacggaaacaattttcctcacgaATTTCAAGTGATTACgaaatgccaagaaggctgaaccccttccttcctcactcctccctctatttataggaaaataggggaggagttTGCCATTCAGCTCgtccaggcgagccaggttgcttcctcctgaagcaaccgccttctggaggaacaatctggaaggtccaagtgggtctggttgctatttgcaccccctttttactaaatacaccacccttttgcttttttttggtgattctttttccgtaacgttacgaaactttatgaatttcgtaacgatacttgttttctttccgtaaggttacggaaccttacgggtcatgtaattactccttttttagatttcagaatgttacgaaaactcacgaattgcgtaacaatacttccttttgatttccggcatgttacggaatttcacggattgcgtaacattgcttccttttgatttccggcatgtctcgaaacttcacgtattgtgcaacaaagggtgccaagtacctcaaagtggtcaaacaaaggttgcatgccatcaaacaatggtccccggacgaaattagggtatgacaccattaaaccagtcattatttagggacgccacaattggtggtatcagagcaaaagttggattctagtgaacctatCCATGGTCTTACTGTGTGAATGCTATGTATCTATGAAACTTGgaagtaggtttcggggagtgacgttaagtcacaaaTTGTGTGTAATTCTACCTTCTTGTCTTAAGAGGGAAAGTGAAATTGATTTAGCAGAATtgttgtgtatatatatagagagagagatatTGTTATAACTGTCGTAGCCTATATGGTACACTCTCTCAGTAGAATTTCATGGATACAAATTGCTTCCCTACAGGTTcggtatggcaggacgtggtaaGGATCAGAACTGTGATGTCCTAGACTGCATCACAGatgtgctggaaactctagtgcaggaactTGATGTGGAGCCGGAagagtatcggggactcatggctttccgtaagaaccacccgtCGAAGTTCAGTGGGGACTATGATCCAGAAGGTGCTAGGTTATGGTTAGCTGAGACTgagaagattttcgaggcgatgggttgcctcgaggagcataaggtccctTATGCGACGTTCATGCTCCAAGGAGAAGCTGAGAactggtggaagttcgtgaaacCTACATTAGCAGCACCTGcaggcgtgattccttggaatgccttcaaggacaaattcctaGACAACTATTTTCCACGAGATCTCAGAAAGCGAAAGGCGAGGGAATTTttggatttgaagcaaggaaacatgtctgttggAGAATACACGACCAAATTTAATGAACTTCTACAGTACTGGCCTCAATACAAAGATGCTCGAAACGAAGAAGActtatgtgctcagtttgagaatgggcttcgacTGGAGATTCAACAGGCAGTTAGCTACATGCAGATCATAGATTTCAATCAACTGGTGACAAAGTGCCGAATATTTGAggacaagatgaaagagaggcaAGCCAGAGGTTTTGGAGGACCACAAAGAAGCCACCCTTTTAGAGGAAACAGTAATAACAGGATGAAGCCATATTCCAGCAACAAGGGGAAACAACCTATGGCTACGTCCAACATGAGCCTGTCAAAGGGGACTGGGGTACAGTGCTTTCAGTGCGGAGGACCGCATCTTAGGAGAAATTTCCCACAACTCCAGCAGACATAGGAAAATCGTTGCTATATTTGTCGCAAGGTAGGCCATTATGCTCGGGAGTGTAGAATGACTGGGAGACCAACGGTAACTGCCAATTCTAACACAGTCAATCGTGGATCTACTAATcccacaaggagcggtaatgttagcaacaacaataacactagtggtggaagaccaaaggtaccctcccgggtatttgctatgagtggatCAGAAGCtgctgcctccgacgatttgatacagggtaagtgtttgattgctgataaactgcTAGATGTACTCTATGATTCGGGTGCCACACATTcattcatatctcatgcatgtgtggaaaggttggggttatgtacgacggagttaccatatgatatcGTGGTGTCTACTCCAACTaacgagcctgtaaccacctctcgagtgtgtttgaagtgtcctataactgttgagggtcgatcttttatggcggatatgatttgcctaccttt
The nucleotide sequence above comes from Glycine soja cultivar W05 chromosome 11, ASM419377v2, whole genome shotgun sequence. Encoded proteins:
- the LOC114372941 gene encoding uncharacterized protein LOC114372941; translated protein: MAGRGKDQNCDVLDCITDVLETLVQELDVEPEEYRGLMAFRKNHPSKFSGDYDPEGARLWLAETEKIFEAMGCLEEHKVPYATFMLQGEAENWWKFVKPTLAAPAGVIPWNAFKDKFLDNYFPRDLRKRKAREFLDLKQGNMSVGEYTTKFNELLQYWPQYKDARNEEDLCAQFENGLRLEIQQAVSYMQIIDFNQLVTKCRIFEDKMKERQARGFGGPQRSHPFRGNSNNRMKPYSSNKGKQPMATSNMSLSKGTGVQCFQCGGPHLRRNFPQLQQT